In uncultured Fretibacterium sp., the genomic window TTGAAAGACGAGCGAGGAGCCCCGGTACTATACCGGGGCTCCTCGCTCGTTTGTCTTGCCTTATCCCAAGTTGCTCTCATGTCCTTTTGATATAAACATCCTGAGCCTTCCAGATGGCCTCCAGCTTTTCCAGGCGTTCCTGTCCCTCCCCGCCCGTGGCCCTGAAGGTGGAAAGGATGAGACAGTTGACCATTGAAAGGGGAACGACCAGGGAGTCGATGAAGGAGACCAGCCGATAGGGCATCGTCAGCGCACACGCGGCATATTCGGCAAGAGGACTCCCCATGTCATCGGTCAGAGCGGCTACGGTCAGTCCGCGCTCGTGCGCAAAGCGAAGCATGTCGACGGTCCATTTCGTGTAGCGGGGGAAGCTGATCCCGACCACGACACTGCTCTGCGGCGCCATCGCGAGTTCCTCATAGGCATTGCCCCGTTCCAGGCTTCTGACTCTTGGCAGAAACCAAGATAAATAGAATGAAAGATAGTAGCCTATTGTGAAAGAACTTCTGGCAGAACAGACGTAGACGGCCGAGGCCGAGGCAAGGAGAGAGCCCATCTCCTCCAACTTTTTCTCGTCGAAATCCTCACGAACGGAATTCAGGGCCTTGAGTTCCTTATCCAGGATGGAGTCATAGAACCCCTTGGGATTCAGAACATGGATATCCTTTGAGCGCTCCGTCGTAGAAAGCCTGTCCATCAGCGTCTGCGAGAGGTCCGCCCTAAAATCCTGATACCGTTCGAACCCCAGCAGGCGGACGAAGCGAACGACGCTCGCCTCGCTCACTCTGGCAAATTTTCCCAACTGTGATGCAGTCATGAATGCTACTTCATCAAAAGCATCCAGCACGCAGGCCGCCAACCTTTTTTGAACCCCGGACATCTTGGCGCTTTTCTGTCGGATACGTTCTTTTATATTCATACTATCCCCTCGCTTCCGGATATCCCCCTAAAATCAATGTGCAGGATGTCTTAAAACACCCTGCACGTTTTTTTCTGTTCTAGATTTTACACCTGCTACCGGTCCTCGACCAAATAGTCAGCTGTCCCTGTGATCACCAGGACAACTCTTCATGCGAAAAATGGCGGTGCATGCCCTGGGCTATCTCCGTATTTAGACGCTCAGCCAGGATATCGGCGATCTCCAATGCCCGGCGTGCAAGGGAATCCGCAAAAAGCCCCAGCATGCGGCGGGCTCGTCCGGGATCGGTCTCCCAGGCCTTCAGTGCGGCCTCCTCAAGGCCGGACTTCAGGGCGAAAGCCTCCTCCTCCAATACCTGCCACTCGGCGGCGACCCCAGGAAACAGCTCACGGAAATTTACCATGGCCAGGTTGGTAAGCGTCCTGAAGCGCCAGAAGGCGGAGTGCGCGTCGTACTCGGGGGAGGCCGTCATATAGGGGGCCGGAAGCGCCTCCACGCCGAAATGCAGGGGAATGTAGGGTGACGTGTGAGGGCTCCCCAAAAGCCCCCACAGGACGGCGCCGACGTCCGCGGGCATCCCTTTGCGGAGCTCGATGACGTCGGAGTGCACGCAGCTGGGCACTGCAATGGGCCTGTGCCGGCCAAAGCCGCCCTCGGCCGGAAACGCGTCGTACTCCGTGCCCTCGAAGTGATCCCGCAGGGCTCCCATAAGATCCCGGACGCTCAGCTTCCTCTCGGGCCGCACAAACAACGGGAATTTCTGGGAGAGCGGGTCGAATTTGGAGGCAGGATTGAAACGGCGCAAGGCTCCCCAGAGCCGACGGGCGTTGAGATACTCGATTCCTTTGAGCTCGCGCATCCTTCCGCCGAAGGCCTCGGCGAAATCGAGCCCCTCCTTCGTCCGTGCCTTTGAGGACCTCTGCAGGCGCTCGACCAGCCCGGGAGAGCAAATCACGTTCTCGGTGTCGGAGGGGTCGAAGACACCGATGCGGTATCCGTTGCTCTGGACCATATAAGCATCGTCCGGGACCCGGACCGCAAGCCAGCAACTCCCGCCCCCGGCCTCAATGTACCAGGATTCCCGTGTGTCGGCAATGCCGACCCCGCAGGTGTAGGAGATGCCGCACTCGTTGTAGATGCGGCCTATCCACTCCACACACTCCCGGGCCGTTCGGCTGCGCTGCAGCGCGATATAGCGGGTGGCACCGGAGATTCCCCTGGGGTTCAGGGGATCCAAGGCCTCTGCCTCCGCAGAACGGTCGTACCCCAGGTCGACGCCTCCGGCCACGGCGACCTGATGTTCGTTGACGGCAACGGCATCCCCCTCCATGTAACCACGCCAAACTTTGAGGATGCTGCATGCATACGTCTCAGGAACCTGAGGCAGCGTCAGATGCTCGGAGACGGCAATAGTACTCCCCCTCTCATGATGTCGAGTGGGAAGAAACTCGAAGAGAGCGGCATGATGCCCCTGAAGGTCGTTATTATGGGCACAGAGCGTATGCCCTTCCTCCGTTGCATTCCTGCCGGTCAGGATCATGTAGCACATGTCGGTCTCCCGTTACCAGCCGGCGGGAAGCATACCCATGGTCTGAAGGATGGCATACACCGCGGCGCCTCCGAAGAGGACATAGATGAGGAATCGCAGGATCGGATGATAAAACGCGCCGCAGATCCACTCTGGATCGCGGTCTCCATATAGACGAGCCTTGGCCAGCATTGGGATGGGAAGGATGGACATGATCACCCCGGCGAAAGCCCCCGTGTAAAACAGGGCATTGACAAAGTCGACCATTCCCGAATAGGCAAGATAAAAAGGCGGAACAATAACCATGAGCAGAGCGACGATCCGGTAGCGCGGGTTGTGCTCGTCGGGGAACTTCAGGCGATCGACGATATTTGTCAAAAGCGTTTCGCCAATAGTCCAGAAGGAGGTCATCATGGCACAAAGGGCAAACAGGTTGGCCGTGAAGTAGGCCCACTGTCCCAAGGCCTCTCCCCAAGCAATCGTCACCACCTGCGACACGCTTTCCTTCCCTTGAAGCCCGATGGCCGCCATCGGAATGCCCGCAAACAAAAGAAAACTGAAGATACGCCCCACCCCGATCGCTCTGGGCATCCTCCTGATATCTCCGGAGGCTGCGAATCCCCGCGTCAGCTCGGGAACCAGATACTGCGAAATGTAGGAGAAGATGGTCAGGTTGAACACCGGGATGCCGTAATACCAGTTGCGCTCGATCAGCTTGGCCAACGCAAAATTCTCATTCACTATCGAGGCCGATATCAGGATCACCATTAACAGGCCCATACAGACCGTCAACGCCTTCTCCGCCCTCCCCGTGGCCCTCAAACCCAGCCACACGACGATCGTCGAGGGGATAAAAAAGAGCAGGCTTCCGATCTGAGGGCTGATTTCGTAGGCACTCAGGAAGCTGCTGAGGATCCTTCCGCTGCCGGTCGTATAAGCGATGAGACACCCTATGGAGTTGACGGCGACGGCTGCAAAGAGAATCCAGGAACCAGCCTGTCCCAAATACCTCTCGGCAAGCCCACTGACCTGTAGCGGCTTGCGGGTTCTCAATGTCGTCTCGACTGTGTACAGCATTGAGATCGTCGTGAAAATGGCAGTGATTATCAACCAGAAGACAAGAATCGGCCATCCTGCTTTCCGCGCTCCGTACGCCAGGGCGAGCACACCGGATCCGATGTCCGTCCCAACGATCATCGCCACGCCCTCCCAGAACGTCAAAGGTTCAAGTTTCAGC contains:
- a CDS encoding MurR/RpiR family transcriptional regulator, which produces MNIKERIRQKSAKMSGVQKRLAACVLDAFDEVAFMTASQLGKFARVSEASVVRFVRLLGFERYQDFRADLSQTLMDRLSTTERSKDIHVLNPKGFYDSILDKELKALNSVREDFDEKKLEEMGSLLASASAVYVCSARSSFTIGYYLSFYLSWFLPRVRSLERGNAYEELAMAPQSSVVVGISFPRYTKWTVDMLRFAHERGLTVAALTDDMGSPLAEYAACALTMPYRLVSFIDSLVVPLSMVNCLILSTFRATGGEGQERLEKLEAIWKAQDVYIKRT
- a CDS encoding C69 family dipeptidase is translated as MCYMILTGRNATEEGHTLCAHNNDLQGHHAALFEFLPTRHHERGSTIAVSEHLTLPQVPETYACSILKVWRGYMEGDAVAVNEHQVAVAGGVDLGYDRSAEAEALDPLNPRGISGATRYIALQRSRTARECVEWIGRIYNECGISYTCGVGIADTRESWYIEAGGGSCWLAVRVPDDAYMVQSNGYRIGVFDPSDTENVICSPGLVERLQRSSKARTKEGLDFAEAFGGRMRELKGIEYLNARRLWGALRRFNPASKFDPLSQKFPLFVRPERKLSVRDLMGALRDHFEGTEYDAFPAEGGFGRHRPIAVPSCVHSDVIELRKGMPADVGAVLWGLLGSPHTSPYIPLHFGVEALPAPYMTASPEYDAHSAFWRFRTLTNLAMVNFRELFPGVAAEWQVLEEEAFALKSGLEEAALKAWETDPGRARRMLGLFADSLARRALEIADILAERLNTEIAQGMHRHFSHEELSW
- a CDS encoding aromatic amino acid transport family protein, which encodes MEDKKVIEHGFEVGSLKLEPLTFWEGVAMIVGTDIGSGVLALAYGARKAGWPILVFWLIITAIFTTISMLYTVETTLRTRKPLQVSGLAERYLGQAGSWILFAAVAVNSIGCLIAYTTGSGRILSSFLSAYEISPQIGSLLFFIPSTIVVWLGLRATGRAEKALTVCMGLLMVILISASIVNENFALAKLIERNWYYGIPVFNLTIFSYISQYLVPELTRGFAASGDIRRMPRAIGVGRIFSFLLFAGIPMAAIGLQGKESVSQVVTIAWGEALGQWAYFTANLFALCAMMTSFWTIGETLLTNIVDRLKFPDEHNPRYRIVALLMVIVPPFYLAYSGMVDFVNALFYTGAFAGVIMSILPIPMLAKARLYGDRDPEWICGAFYHPILRFLIYVLFGGAAVYAILQTMGMLPAGW